The Sphingomonas naphthae nucleotide sequence TGCTGTGGGTGGCAGCGGCAATGGCACTGATTTTCTAGCGGTCATCCCCGCGCAGGCGGGGAACCACGTCTCTATCCTTGGGCGGCAGCGTTCGGGGTGGGAGCGATAGGCCCCCGCCTTCGCGGGGGCGACGTTATAGGAGGATCGCCAGCAGCAGGGCGGTTTCGACCAGTTCGATGCCCGCGCCGTGGCCGTCGCCCGAAATGCCACCGATGCGGGCCTTGAGCCACCCACCGAATGCGAGGATGGCCGGGGCGGTCACCAGCAGACCCGGCGAAAGCCACGCTGCCCCCGCCAGAACAACCGCCCACGCCACCACGACCGGCCAACCGATCGCCCCTCGGAAGCGCGCCGCCAATCCCTCGTGCAGCGGTGACAGCCACAGCGTCCACACCAATGGCGCGATGCGCGCGGCGAAGGGGATGAGGGCGAGCGGCCACCACAGCCCACGCTCGATCACGGCGTGCAGCAGCACCAGCTTGGCGAGCAATTGCAGGCCGATCGCCACCGCGCCGAAGCTGCCGACATGCGGATCGGCGAGCACCGCCAGCAAACGGTCGCGGCCCTTGTGGGCGGCTCCGGCGGCGTCGGCGAGGTCGGACAGGCCATCGAGGTGGAGCGCGCCCGTCACCGCGACCCACGCCACCAGCGCGGCCAGCGCGCCGGCCCAGCCGTCGATGCGCAGGCCCGCCCACCCGGCCCCGGCGACGACCGCGCCGACGATCAGCCCGACCGCCGGGAACCAGCGCATCGATCGCGCGAAATCCCCCGCATCCGCCCGCACCGCCGGCATCGGCAGGCGGGTGAGGAACTGGATGGCGAGGATCAGCCCCTTCACGGAAACAGGCCCGCGATCTGCGCGAAGGGTCGATCACCGCGCCACAGGCGGAGCGACAGCAAGGCGCCATAGGGCAGGTCGAACGCCCAGAGCTGGCGCTGATCGAAGCCGCACAGCAGGGCCAGCGCCGCGCGCATCGCACCGCCGTGGGTGACGACGAGCGTCGGCTCCTCCCCCAGCGCGGCGATGGCGGTGCCGACCCGGCCGGTCAGCGCCGACCAGCGTTCGCCACCCGGCGGGGGAAAGGCATCGGGATCGTTCCAGAAACGGCCGAGCGCTTGCGGCTCGACCGCGCTGGGATGCAGCCCGTCCCACGCGCCGAAATCCAGCTCGCGCCAGTGGGGGTCGATCGTGAAGGGCAGGCCATCGGCGGCGGCGATGGCCTCGCCGGCCTTGCGCGCGCGGGCGAGGTGCGAAGCGATCACCCGCGTGACGCCCAGCCCGCTGCCCTGCTGGACACAGGCGGCGATGCCCTCGCGCGTCGGCGCGGCATCGGTGCGGCCCAGCAGCAGACCGGGGGTTTCGGGCGCGCCGTGGCGCAGGAGGTGGAGAAGGGTTCCGCTCACGCCGCCCCGGAGACACCCGCCTCGGCGAAGGTGGCCATGCCGTCGTGCGCGGCGAGCGCCGATCGGATCACGGCCACGGCGACGGCGGCGCCGCTCCCCTCCCCCAGCCGCATGTCGAGGCTGAGCAGCGGCGCGAGGCCGAGGCGGTCGAGCAGGCGCGCATGGCCGGGCTCGGCCGAGCGGTGGCCGGCGAGGCAATGGGCGGTGATCGCCGGGTTCTCCGACGCCAGCGGGGCGATGGCCGAGCAGCTGATGAAGCCATCCAACACCACCGGCACGCGCGCGCGCCGCGCGGCGAGGATCGCGCCGGCGATGGCGGCGATCTCGCGCCCGCCGACCCGGCGCAGCGTCTCGAACGCGGCCACGGGGGCATCGGCGTGGAAGGCGAGCGCGCGATCGACGACGGCCACCTTGCGGGCGATGCCGGCGCTGTCGACGCCCGTGCCCGGCCCGACCCATTCGGCGGCCGACCCGCCGAAGCTGCGCGCGGCGAGCGCGGCGGCGGCGGTGCTGTTGCCGATGCCCATCTCGCCGACGACGAGCAGGTCGATGCCCGGCTCGACCATCGCGGCGCCGGCCGAGAGCGCGGCGAGGCAATCGGCCTCGCTCATCGCGGGTTCGGCGGTGAAGTCCGCCGTCGGGCGATCGAGATCGAGCGCCGCCACCTTCAGCTCCAGCCCGGCGGCGGCGGAGAACGCGTTGATTGCCGCCCCGCCCGCCTGGAAGTTCGCGACCATCTGCGCGGTGACGCTGGCGGGAAAGGCGCTGACGCCGTGGACGGTGACGCCATGGTTGCCGGCGAAGATCGCCGCCCGCCCGCGTGTGATCGCCGGCCGCTCGCGCCCCTGCCAGCCCGCCAGGAAGATCGCGATATCCTCCAGGCGGCCGAGCGAGCCGGCGGGCTTGGTGAGCTGCGCCTGCCGATCGCGGGCGGCGGCGGTGGCGGCGGCGTCGGGCACCGTGAGGTCGGCGAGGGCCGCGTCGAAGGCGGCGAGGCTGTCGAAACGGATCATTCGGCGACATATCCCGGTGGCGGCGTGCGCGTGATGAAATGGCCCTTCACGCCCTCCGGCCAGTCGCGATAGGCCACCCGGCCGTGCGCGCTTTCGGCATAGGAAACGGCATAATCGAGGATCGCCCGCGCCGTATCTTCATCGGGGGTGAAGCGGCCCATGACATAACCCACCTTGTCGGGCGCGCGCAGGTGGAGGGTGCAGAATTCGGTGCAGGCGAACAGGCAGGCCATTTCCTGCACGGCGATGCCCACATAGCGCGGGTCGCTGGC carries:
- a CDS encoding histidine phosphatase family protein, producing MSGTLLHLLRHGAPETPGLLLGRTDAAPTREGIAACVQQGSGLGVTRVIASHLARARKAGEAIAAADGLPFTIDPHWRELDFGAWDGLHPSAVEPQALGRFWNDPDAFPPPGGERWSALTGRVGTAIAALGEEPTLVVTHGGAMRAALALLCGFDQRQLWAFDLPYGALLSLRLWRGDRPFAQIAGLFP
- a CDS encoding adenosylcobinamide-GDP ribazoletransferase, encoding MKGLILAIQFLTRLPMPAVRADAGDFARSMRWFPAVGLIVGAVVAGAGWAGLRIDGWAGALAALVAWVAVTGALHLDGLSDLADAAGAAHKGRDRLLAVLADPHVGSFGAVAIGLQLLAKLVLLHAVIERGLWWPLALIPFAARIAPLVWTLWLSPLHEGLAARFRGAIGWPVVVAWAVVLAGAAWLSPGLLVTAPAILAFGGWLKARIGGISGDGHGAGIELVETALLLAILL
- a CDS encoding DUF1636 domain-containing protein gives rise to the protein MLTRVEDGPSIVTCNTCRQSRLAQADAAGVTGGAQLAAHLRAVKASDPRYVGIAVQEMACLFACTEFCTLHLRAPDKVGYVMGRFTPDEDTARAILDYAVSYAESAHGRVAYRDWPEGVKGHFITRTPPPGYVAE
- the cobT gene encoding nicotinate-nucleotide--dimethylbenzimidazole phosphoribosyltransferase codes for the protein MIRFDSLAAFDAALADLTVPDAAATAAARDRQAQLTKPAGSLGRLEDIAIFLAGWQGRERPAITRGRAAIFAGNHGVTVHGVSAFPASVTAQMVANFQAGGAAINAFSAAAGLELKVAALDLDRPTADFTAEPAMSEADCLAALSAGAAMVEPGIDLLVVGEMGIGNSTAAAALAARSFGGSAAEWVGPGTGVDSAGIARKVAVVDRALAFHADAPVAAFETLRRVGGREIAAIAGAILAARRARVPVVLDGFISCSAIAPLASENPAITAHCLAGHRSAEPGHARLLDRLGLAPLLSLDMRLGEGSGAAVAVAVIRSALAAHDGMATFAEAGVSGAA